From Carettochelys insculpta isolate YL-2023 chromosome 22, ASM3395843v1, whole genome shotgun sequence, one genomic window encodes:
- the SNRPA gene encoding U1 small nuclear ribonucleoprotein A isoform X2, with protein MAVQEARPNHTIYINNLNEKIKKDELKKSLYAIFSQFGQILDILVSRSLKMRGQAFVIFKEISSATNALRSMQGFPFYDKPMRIQYAKSDSDIISKMKGTYVERDRKREKRKPKGQETPTAKKQGMPPMNQAPRMMHHMAGQPPYMPPPGMIPPPGMTAGGMAPGAMAPQQMMPGQMPPAQQLSENPPNHILFLTNLPEETNELMLSMLFNQFPGFKEVRLVPGRHDIAFVEFDNEVQAGAARDALQGFKITQSNAMKISFAKK; from the exons ATGGCTGTCCAGGAAGCCCGCCCCAATCACACCATCTACATCAACAACCTCAATGAGAAAATCAAGAAGGACG AGCTGAAGAAGTCTCTCTATGCGATCTTCTCCCAGTTTGGGCAGATTCTGGATATCCTGGTCTCTCGGAGCTTGAAGATGAGGGGGCAAGCCTTCGTCATCTTCAAGGAGATCAGTAGTGCCACCAATGCGCTGCGGTCTATGCAGGGGTTCCCCTTCTATGACAAGCCCATG aggaTCCAGTACGCCAAGTCAGACTCTGACATCATCTCGAAAATGAAAGGCACCTATGTGGAGCGGGACCGCAAGCGGGAGAAGAGGAAGCCCAAAGGCCAAGAGACGCCCACAGCCAAGAaacag GGGATGCCGCCAATGAACCAGGCCCCTCGCATGATGCACCACATGGCAGGCCAGCCTCCATACATGCCCCCTCCGGGTATGATCCCCCCGCCTGGCATGACTGCTGGAGGAATGGCACCAGGAGCCATGGCCCCTCAGCAGATGATGCCTGGCCAGATGCCACCAGCCCAGCAG CTCTCGGAGAACCCGCCCAATCACATCCTCTTCCTCACCAACCTGCCCGAGGAGACCAATGAGCTCATGCTGTCTATGCTCTTCAATCA GTTCCCCGGCTTCAAGGAGGTGCGCCTGGTGCCCGGGCGGCACGACATCGCCTTTGTGGAGTTTGATAACGAGGTGCAGGCTGGAGCTGCCCGCGATGCCCTGCAAGGCTTCAAGATCACGCAGAGCAATGCCATGAAGATTTCTTTTGCCAAGAAGTGA
- the SNRPA gene encoding U1 small nuclear ribonucleoprotein A isoform X1, whose product MAVQEARPNHTIYINNLNEKIKKDELKKSLYAIFSQFGQILDILVSRSLKMRGQAFVIFKEISSATNALRSMQGFPFYDKPMRIQYAKSDSDIISKMKGTYVERDRKREKRKPKGQETPTAKKQVPGAAAPVTAGVQGAVPGMPPMNQAPRMMHHMAGQPPYMPPPGMIPPPGMTAGGMAPGAMAPQQMMPGQMPPAQQLSENPPNHILFLTNLPEETNELMLSMLFNQFPGFKEVRLVPGRHDIAFVEFDNEVQAGAARDALQGFKITQSNAMKISFAKK is encoded by the exons ATGGCTGTCCAGGAAGCCCGCCCCAATCACACCATCTACATCAACAACCTCAATGAGAAAATCAAGAAGGACG AGCTGAAGAAGTCTCTCTATGCGATCTTCTCCCAGTTTGGGCAGATTCTGGATATCCTGGTCTCTCGGAGCTTGAAGATGAGGGGGCAAGCCTTCGTCATCTTCAAGGAGATCAGTAGTGCCACCAATGCGCTGCGGTCTATGCAGGGGTTCCCCTTCTATGACAAGCCCATG aggaTCCAGTACGCCAAGTCAGACTCTGACATCATCTCGAAAATGAAAGGCACCTATGTGGAGCGGGACCGCAAGCGGGAGAAGAGGAAGCCCAAAGGCCAAGAGACGCCCACAGCCAAGAaacaggtgcctggtgcagctgctccgGTGACAGCTGGAGTCCAAGGAGCTGTCCCT GGGATGCCGCCAATGAACCAGGCCCCTCGCATGATGCACCACATGGCAGGCCAGCCTCCATACATGCCCCCTCCGGGTATGATCCCCCCGCCTGGCATGACTGCTGGAGGAATGGCACCAGGAGCCATGGCCCCTCAGCAGATGATGCCTGGCCAGATGCCACCAGCCCAGCAG CTCTCGGAGAACCCGCCCAATCACATCCTCTTCCTCACCAACCTGCCCGAGGAGACCAATGAGCTCATGCTGTCTATGCTCTTCAATCA GTTCCCCGGCTTCAAGGAGGTGCGCCTGGTGCCCGGGCGGCACGACATCGCCTTTGTGGAGTTTGATAACGAGGTGCAGGCTGGAGCTGCCCGCGATGCCCTGCAAGGCTTCAAGATCACGCAGAGCAATGCCATGAAGATTTCTTTTGCCAAGAAGTGA
- the ACTMAP gene encoding actin maturation protease isoform X1, with protein sequence MAAPPPPSSQLGPPPPTLLPPPHTPQQDPGPPPPPPLPPPSLQRLPLQWVDKAKFFKAALEQLAPAPGSRDDVQDLLNHRRASFSGHLKWLLYNRPVTSLIQEGPQCGLVALCMAGSLLNLSQDVSLERILQVALERGYTAQGEMFSAADMAQLAEEVFQCQAELLLGGLEGENRVRILRHLTTGWPLLLPYDEDFNHEPCRKRGHKAHWAVISGVVLGLQGGTLSPACQEDREIRGLFRPGPASPPPALEHVAEIYLLAKQGKSQRPHLWHYQQAQESNAQLTDFCPRRAGDGRYYVVPAGGVGAGLCGKSVLLRPRTAGSTPPQPAQPPSAAEQWEPLEHRARETAQLSLPANSLAPAPAGRGSGT encoded by the exons atggcggcccctcccccaccctcctcccagctgggccctcccccacccacactccttccacccccccacaccccccagcaggatcctggcccacccccacccccgccccttccaccccccTCACTGCAGCGGTTGCCCCTTCAGTGGGTTGACAAGGCCAAGTTCTTCAAGgcggccctggagcagctggcacCGGCGCCTGGCAGCAGAGACGATGTCCAGGacctgctgaaccacaggagagcCAG CTTTAGTGGGCACCTAAAGTGGCTTCTCTACAACAGACCAGTGACTTCCTTAATCCAAGAGGGACCTCA gtgTGGGCTGGTGGCTCTGTGCATGGCGGGCTCCCTGCTCAACCTGTCCCAGGACGTCTCCCTGGAGAGGATCCTGCAGGTGGCGTTGGAGAGAGGCTACACCGCCCAAGGGGAAATGTTTTCAG ctgccgaCATGGCCCAGCTGGCTGAAGAGGTGTTCCAGTGCCAGGCGGAGCTGCTCTTGGGAGGCCTGGAGGGAGAGAACCGGGTAAGGATCCTTCGTCATCTGaccactggctggcccctgctCCTGCC CTACGACGAGGACTTCAACCACGAGCCCTGCAGGAAGCGTGGCCACAAAGCCCACTGGGCTGTGATCTCAG GAGTTGTGCTGGGCCTCCAGGGCGGCACCCTCAGCCCAGCCTGCCAGGAGGACAGGGAAATCCGCGGCCTCTTCCGCCCAGGCCCGgcctcccccccacctgccctggagcacgTGGCGGAGATCtacctgctggccaagcagggcaAGAGCCAGCGTCCCCACCTGTGGCACTACCAGCAGGCGCAGGAGAGCAACGCCCAGCTGACGGACTTCTGCCCCCGGCGGGCGGGGGACGGCCGGTACTACGTGGTGCCCGCCGGTGGCGTAGGGGCGGGGCTCTGCGGCAAGAGCGTGCTGCTGCGCCCCAGGACTGCAGGGagcaccccgccccagccagcccagcccccctctgCTGCGGAGCAATGGGAGCCGCTGGAGCACCGGGCAAGGGAGACGGCACAGCTCTCGCTCCCCGCAAACTCCCTGGcgcctgcccctgctgggaggggcagtgggaccTAG
- the ACTMAP gene encoding actin maturation protease isoform X2 translates to MAGSLLNLSQDVSLERILQVALERGYTAQGEMFSAADMAQLAEEVFQCQAELLLGGLEGENRVRILRHLTTGWPLLLPYDEDFNHEPCRKRGHKAHWAVISGVVLGLQGGTLSPACQEDREIRGLFRPGPASPPPALEHVAEIYLLAKQGKSQRPHLWHYQQAQESNAQLTDFCPRRAGDGRYYVVPAGGVGAGLCGKSVLLRPRTAGSTPPQPAQPPSAAEQWEPLEHRARETAQLSLPANSLAPAPAGRGSGT, encoded by the exons ATGGCGGGCTCCCTGCTCAACCTGTCCCAGGACGTCTCCCTGGAGAGGATCCTGCAGGTGGCGTTGGAGAGAGGCTACACCGCCCAAGGGGAAATGTTTTCAG ctgccgaCATGGCCCAGCTGGCTGAAGAGGTGTTCCAGTGCCAGGCGGAGCTGCTCTTGGGAGGCCTGGAGGGAGAGAACCGGGTAAGGATCCTTCGTCATCTGaccactggctggcccctgctCCTGCC CTACGACGAGGACTTCAACCACGAGCCCTGCAGGAAGCGTGGCCACAAAGCCCACTGGGCTGTGATCTCAG GAGTTGTGCTGGGCCTCCAGGGCGGCACCCTCAGCCCAGCCTGCCAGGAGGACAGGGAAATCCGCGGCCTCTTCCGCCCAGGCCCGgcctcccccccacctgccctggagcacgTGGCGGAGATCtacctgctggccaagcagggcaAGAGCCAGCGTCCCCACCTGTGGCACTACCAGCAGGCGCAGGAGAGCAACGCCCAGCTGACGGACTTCTGCCCCCGGCGGGCGGGGGACGGCCGGTACTACGTGGTGCCCGCCGGTGGCGTAGGGGCGGGGCTCTGCGGCAAGAGCGTGCTGCTGCGCCCCAGGACTGCAGGGagcaccccgccccagccagcccagcccccctctgCTGCGGAGCAATGGGAGCCGCTGGAGCACCGGGCAAGGGAGACGGCACAGCTCTCGCTCCCCGCAAACTCCCTGGcgcctgcccctgctgggaggggcagtgggaccTAG
- the ITPKC gene encoding inositol-trisphosphate 3-kinase C: MENSSPAGSVAWQPPASLRPPPPRPGRAASQRGGPGSAGAGPGKRTPRRWPAMKQRPRSPCRNKPWKKLKTMVHWSPFAVSFKKRYPWVQLAGHAGNFRAGDYGRVLKRFCAREQWCLERLMQDVLRPHVPAYFGLAERDGQSYNQLEDLLAGFEAPSIMDCKMGARTYLEEELQQARQRPRPRHDMYEKMVAVEPGAPTPEEHAQCAVVKARYMQWRESLSSTATLGFRIEGIKKADGTCSTSFKKTRLPEEVVAALADFVDSDRSILTSYLGRLTELRRALEESEFFKTHEVVGSSLLFIHDRTGLAKVWMIDFGKTVPLAAGQTLTHRLPWVEGNREDGYLWGLDNLITIFSTMVQE, from the exons ATGGAAAATTCCTCCCCAGCTGGCTCGGTTGCTTGGCAACCCCCGGCGTCGCtccgccccccaccgccccgcccaGGCCGGGCTGCGAGCCAGCGGGGCGGCCCCGGCAGTGCGGGGGCCGGCCCGGGGAAGCGGACGCCGCGGCGCTGGCCGGCCATGAAGCAGAGGCCCAGGAGCCCCTGCAGG AACAAGCCGTGGAAGAAACTCAAGACCATGGTGCACTGGTCGCCCTTCGCAGTCTCCTTCAAGAAGCGCTACccatgggtgcagctggctggccaTGCGG GGAACTTCCGAGCCGGGGATTACGGGCGCGTGCTGAAGAGGTTCTGTGCACGGGAGCAGTGGTGCCTGGAGCGCCTCATGCAGGACGTGCTGCGCCCCCACGTGCCCGCCTACTTCGGGCTGGCCGAGCGGGACGGCCAGAGCTACAACCAGCTGGAGGACCTGCTGGCCGGCTTCGAGGCGCCCTCCATCATGGACTGCAAAATGGGGGCCCG gacgtacctggaggaggagctgcagcaggcccgGCAGCGGCCCCGCCCGCGCCATGACATGTACGAGAAGATGGTGGCAGTGGAGCCGGGGGCGCCCACGCCCGAGGAGCATGCCCAGTGCGCCGTGGTCAAAGCCCGCTACATGCAGTGGAGGGAGTCCCTCAGCTCCACGGCCACGCTGGGCTTCCGCATTGAGGGCATCAAG AAAGCCGACGGCACCTGCAGCACCAGCTTCAAGAAGACGCGGCTGCCTGAGGAGGTGGTGGCGGCTCTGGCCGACTTCGTGGACAGCGACAGGAGCATCCTG acAAGCTACCTGGGCCGCCTGACGGAGCTGCGCAGGGCGCTGGAGGAGTCCGAGTTCTTCAAGACCCATGAG GTGGTGGGAAGTTCTCTGCTCTTCATCCACGACCGGACGGGGCTGGCCAAGGTGTGGATGATCGACTTCGGCAAGACGGTGCCGCTGGCTGCGGGGCAGACGCTGACACATCGGCTGCCATGGGTGGAGGGGAACCGAGAGGACGGCTACCTCTGGGGACTGGACAATCTCATCACCATCTTCAGCACCATGGTGCAGGAGTGA